A stretch of the Musa acuminata AAA Group cultivar baxijiao chromosome BXJ2-7, Cavendish_Baxijiao_AAA, whole genome shotgun sequence genome encodes the following:
- the LOC103990919 gene encoding small ribosomal subunit protein uS13z/uS13y/uS13x, which yields MSLVANEDFQHILRVLNTNVDGKQKIMFALTSIKGIGRRFANIVCKKADVDMNKRAGEISAAELENLMTVVANPRQFKIPDWFLNRKKDYKDGRYSQIVSNSLDMKLRDDLERLKKIRNHRGLRHFWGLRVRGQHTKTTGRRGKTVGVSKKR from the exons ATG TCTCTGGTCGCGAACGAGGATTTCCAGCACATTCTTCGTGTTCTGAACACGAACGTCGATGGGAAGCAGAAGATTATGTTCGCCCTTACCTCCATTAAGGGTATCGGCCGCCGCTTCGCCAATATCGTCTGCAAGAAGGCCGACGTGGACATGAACAAAAG GGCCGGTGAGATCTCAGCTGCTGAACTGGAGAACCTGATGACGGTCGTGGCTAATCCACGCCAGTTCAAGATCCCAGATTGGTTCTTGAACAGGAAGAAGGACTATAAAGATGGCAGGTACTCTCAGATTGTCTCGAATAGCTTGGACATGAAGCTGAGGGATGATCTTGAGAGGCTGAAGAAGATAAG GAATCATCGTGGACTTCGTCACTTTTGGGGTCTTCGTGTTCGTGGTCAGCACACAAAGACCACCGGCAGGAGGGGAAAGACTGTTGGTGTCTCAAAGAAGCGATGA
- the LOC103990918 gene encoding FRIGIDA-like protein 4a produces the protein MGSEAAAVVPTSLVQESFEELEKQRELITCCTLLWKELSDHFSTLERGIEIKSEALRSKRESLDGSTRRTLDSLRRRELSIDSAVDLALAKLDERRTAAVQALAASSAEANELDLAGKLRSFCTKMDFGGFFDLVVAKRKEVELLRSQLPAALGDCIDPAKFVIDAISEVFPVDKRPVKSPNDLGWACVLILESLVPVLADPELGSARPLVTRSIRERAREMATGWKEGLEQHGGIESVKPPDAHTFLQHVVTFGVIEKDDKNLYRRLVVSFAWRRQMPKLAISLGLEDSMEDIIEELISTGHQLDAINFAYEAGLQDKFPPVPLLKSFLEDSKKATSTSEDRNNYGQTANTTCRKEQSVIRAAMKCIQEHKLEAEFPLDSLQKRLENLEKAKVEKKKPSGAGPANKRTRANNGGPMPPAKAGRLTNNACVSSFPAAPAYVRSPSAHTTYPAAALYPYDRPSGHGIYGSRSPPALREPYGYPTEEAAPVALGASYPSPPMTYPAYGAYHNGLGGYNNGLAPGYQQAYYR, from the exons ATGGGATCGGAGGCGGCCGCCGTCGTCCCGACCTCGCTGGTGCAGGAGAGCTTCGAGGAGCTGGAGAAGCAGCGGGAGCTCATCACCTGCTGCACGCTGCTCTGGAAGGAGCTCTCCGACCACTTCTCTACCCTCGAGCGAGGGATCGAGATCAAGTCCGAAGCCCTCCGGTCGAAGCGCGAGTCTCTCGACGGCTCCACCCGGCGCACCCTCGACTCGCTCCGCCGCCGCGAGCTCTCCATCGATAGCGCCGTCGACCTGGCCCTCGCCAAGCTAGACGAGCGCCGCACGGCCGCAGTCCAGGCCCTTGCGGCCTCCTCCGCTGAGGCCAACGAGCTCGATCTCGCCGGAAAGCTGCGATCCTTTTGCACGAAGATGGATTTCGGTGGATTTTTCGACCTCGTGGTCGCCAAAAGAAAGGAGGTGGAGCTTCTTCGCTCGCAACTCCCGGCAGCCCTCGGGGACTGCATCGATCCTGCCAAATTTGTTATCGATGCGATCTCTGAGGTATTCCCTGTCGATAAGAGGCCGGTAAAGTCACCAAATGATTTGGGGTGGGCCTGCGTGTTGATTTTGGAGTCGCTGGTGCCGGTCCTGGCGGATCCGGAGCTGGGATCGGCGAGGCCATTGGTGACTCGTAGCATAAGGGAGCGGGCCAGGGAGATGGCAACGGGGTGGAAGGAGGGGCTGGAGCAGCACGGAGGGATCGAGAGCGTGAAGCCACCCGATGCACACACGTTTCTCCAACACGTGGTGACTTTTGGAGTCATAGAGAAGGACGACAAGAACCTATACAGGAGGCTTGTGGTTAGTTTTGCATGGAGGAGGCAGATGCCAAAGCTGGCTATTTCATTAGGGCTCGAGGATAGTATGGAAG ATATTATTGAAGAATTAATTAGTACAGGACATCAGCTAGATGCCATAAACTTTGCTTATGAGGCTGGCCTTCAGGACAAGTTCCCTCCTGTTCCATTGCTAAAATCCTTCCTTGAAGATTCAAAGAAAGCAACTTCGACTTCAGAGGATCGCAACAATTATGGGCAAACTGCA AATACCACGTGCCGCAAGGAGCAGTCGGTTATTAGGGCTGCCATGAAATGTATTCAAGAACACAAGCTTGAAGCTGAGTTTCCACTGGATAGCCTCCAGAAGCGACTTGAAAACTTGGAGAAGGCCAAAGTGGAGAAGAAAAAGCCTTCCGGTGCTGGTCCTGCCAACAAGCGGACCCGAGCCAATAATGGGGGACCAATGCCACCTGCCAAGGCTGGTCGTCTCACAAACAATGCCTGTGTCTCCTCCTTCCCTGCTGCTCCTGCCTATGTACGATCGCCGTCGGCCCACACCACCTACCCAGCAGCAGCTCTGTATCCTTATGATAGGCCATCAGGACATGGAATCTATGGCAGCAGGAGCCCACCAGCTCTCAGGGAACCCTATGGATATCCAACCGAAGAAGCAGCCCCTGTTGCACTTGGTGCCTCATACCCCTCACCACCTATGACCTATCCAGCCTATGGAGCTTACCACAACGGTTTGGGAGGTTACAACAATGGACTGGCGCCAGGGTATCAGCAGGCTTACTACAGGTAA
- the LOC103990917 gene encoding 5-methyltetrahydropteroyltriglutamate--homocysteine methyltransferase 2, with amino-acid sequence MASHIVGYPRMGPKRELKFALESFWDKKSSADDLQKVATDLRHSIWKQMAGAGIKHIPSNTFSYYDQVLDTTAMLGAVPERYNFTGGEIGFDTYFSMARGNASVPAMEMTKWFDTNYHFIVPELGPTTKFSYSSHKPVSEYKEAKSLGIETVPVLIGPVTYLLLSKPAKGVEKSFSPLTLLGDILPIYKEVITELKAAGASWIQFDEPTLVKDLESHQLEAFTKAYTELESSLSGLNVLVETYFADVPAEAYKTITALKSISGFGFDLVRGTKTLDLVKSVGFPAGKYLFAGIVDGRNIWANDLASSLSTLQALEAIVGKDKLVVSTSCSLMHTAVDLINETKLDSEIKSWLAFAAQKVVEVNALAKALADQKDEAFFSANAAAQASRKSSPRVTNEEVQKAAAALKGSDHRRATNVSARLDEQQKKLNLPILPTTTIGSFPQTMDLRRVRREYKANKISEEEYVKAIKEEINKVVKIQEELDIDVLVHGEPERNDMVEYFGEQLSGFAFTVNGWVQSYGSRCVKPPIIYGDVSRPKAMTVFWSKMAQSMTARPMKGMLTGPVTILNWSFVRNDQPRFETCYQIALAIKKEVEDLEAAGIQVIQIDEAALREGLPLRKSEQAFYLDWAVHSFRITNCGVQDTTQIHTHMCYSNFNDIIHSIIDMDADVITIENSRSDEKLLSVFREGVKYGAGIGPGVYDIHSPRIPSTEEIADRINKMLAVLETNILWVNPDCGLKTRKYAEVKPALTNMVSAAKILRTQLASAK; translated from the exons ATGGCCTCACACATTGTTGGATATCCTCGCATGGGTCCTAAGAGAGAGCTCAAGTTTGCATTGGAATCCTTTTGGGATAAGAAGAGCAGCGCCGATGATTTGCAAAAGGTTGCAACTGATCTCAGGCATTCCATTTGGAAGCAAATGGCTGGCGCTGGGATCAAACACATTCCTAGCAATACCTTCTCTTACTATGATCAAGTGCTTGATACCACGGCAATGCTTGGTGCTGTTCCTGAGAGGTACAATTTCACTGGTGGAGAGATTGGGTTCGATACCTATTTCTCTATGGCCAGGGGAAATGCCTCTGTGCCTGCTATGGAGATGACCAAGTGGTTTGACACCAACTA TCACTTCATTGTTCCTGAGTTGGGTCCAACCACAAAGTTCTCCTACTCTTCTCACAAGCCAGTGTCTGAATACAAGGAGGCAAAGTCT CTCGGAATTGAGACAGTTCCGGTGCTTATTGGTCCTGTGACTTATTTGTTGCTCTCAAAACCTGCTAAAGGTGTTGAGAAATCATTTTCGCCTCTGACACTTCTTGGAGATATTCTGCCAATTTACAA GGAAGTTATCACCGAGCTGAAGGCAGCTGGCGCTTCATGGATTCAGTTTGATGAACCAACCCTTGTAAAGGATCTTGAGTCCCACCAATTGGAAGCATTTACAAAGGCCTACACAGAACTAGAATCATCGTTGTCTGGCTTAAATGTGCTTGTAGAGACATACTTTGCTGATGTCCCTGCAGAAGCCTACAA gACCATCACTGCATTGAAGAGTATCTCAGGTTTTGGATTTGATCTTGTGCGTGGAACCAAGACACTTGACTTGGTCAAAAGTGTAGGCTTCCCTGCTGGCAAGTATCTTTTTGCTGGAATTGTGGATGGAAGGAACatctgggctaatgatcttgcatCCTCTCTCAGTACACTGCAGGCTCTTGAGGCCATTGTTGGCAAAG ACAAGCTTGTTGTCTCAACTTCATGCTCTCTCATGCACACTGCCGTTGACCTTATCAATGAAACAAAATTGGATAGTGAGATTAAGTCTTGGCTTGCTTTTGCTGCACAAAAAGTGGTCGAAGTGAATGCATTGGCAAAAGCATTGGCTGATCAGAAAGATGAG GCTTTCTTCTCGGCAAATGCTGCCGCTCAGGCTTCAAGAAAGTCATCTCCTAGGGTGACCAATGAAGAAGTTCAGAAGGCT GCTGCTGCTTTGAAGGGCTCCGACCATCGCAGAGCTACAAATGTTAGTGCCAGGCTAGATGAACAACAGAAGAAGCTAAACCTTCCAATTCTGCCTACGACCACAATAGGTTCATTCCCACAGACAATGGATCTTCGAAGAGTCCGACGTGAATACAAGGCAAATAA AATCTCTGAGGAGGAGTACGTGAAGGCCATCAAAGAGGAAATTAACAAAGTTGTCAAGATCCAAGAAGAACTTGACATTGATGTCCTGGTCCATGGAGAGCCTGAG AGAAACGACATGGTTGAATACTTTGGGGAACAGTTATCCGGCTTTGCATTCACAGTCAATGGCTGGGTGCAATCTTATGGGTCTCGATGTGTTAAGCCTCCCATCATTTATGGCGATGTTAGTCGTCCCAAAGCGATGACTGTCTTCTGGTCCAAAATGGCTCAGAGTATGACTGCTCGCCCAATGAAGGGAATGTTGACTGGCCCTGTCACAATTCTTAACTGGTCATTTGTTAGGAATGACCAACCAAG GTTTGAGACTTGCTATCAGATTGCTCTTGCCATCAAGAAAGAAGTTGAGGATTTGGAAGCTGCTGGTATTCAG GTTATTCAGATTGATGAAGCAGCTTTAAGAGAAGGCCTTCCTCTTCGCAAGTCGGAGCAGGCTTTCTATTTGGATTGGGCTGTCCACTCCTTCAGAATCACCAACTGCGGTGTCCAAGATACCACTCAA ATTCACACCCACATGTGTTATTCTAACTTCAACGACATCATTCATTCCATCATCGATATGGATGCCGACGTGATCACAATCGAGAACTCACGCTCCGATGAGAAGCTTCTCTCTGTGTTCCGTGAGGGAGTGAAGTATGGTGCTGGCATTGGTCCCGGGGTGTATGACATCCACTCTCCCAGGATACCATCCACAGAAGAGATTGCCGATCGCATCAACAAAATGCTTGCTGTTCTTGAGACCAACATTCTCTGGGTTAACCCCGACTGCGGGCTCAAAACCCGCAAATATGCCGAAGTCAAGCCTGCTCTTACCAACATGGTTTCTGCGGCCAAGATTCTTCGCACCCAACTTGCCAGCGCCAAGTGA
- the LOC103990916 gene encoding double-stranded RNA-binding protein 1 isoform X1, with translation MDKSRLQQLCQQRQWPLPEYAISREGREHDPHFRATVTVNGVAFHSPDDSRTIKEAQNKAAQVALEQLPETAPPPPTPSASLPPAFEKQLSHKSHLQSYLQKNNKGLPTYQSVPDGTPSRRFKATVKFDGETFESTGYFHTVKEAEQSAAKVALMSLCVAGNQQDYSGVYKMLLQELAQKRGLSLPKYTTTNYGESHMPTFSSKVEIKGELFQGDVAKTKKQAENNAAKVALSQLEECRANRFSSNLVSKWQVNIESEPPTSSVEPIVNMNSPKPSSLLIPASQIDAKRTVDIIAVDHGATASISNATPVSDQITNSTDEVMGIDGSYHHLTISTDEPEITAKKKDTVAAVQDPESADVTKNGETLRGAVSGGGSSALSSNYNFHKFHPTTTSGKLPTGSTSSLLRNRVQVYPRKSDLVLPEGAVPLPCSDDSWVAVSLDF, from the exons ATGGACAAGAGCCGGCTGCAGCAGCTCTGCCAGCAGCGGCAATGGCCGTTGCCGGAGTACGCTATCTCCCGGGAGGGCCGCGAGCACGACCCCCACTTCCGTGCCACGGTCACCGTCAACGGCGTCGCATTTCACTCCCCTGACGACTCCCGAACCATCAAGGAAGCCCAGAACAAGGCCGCCCAGGTTGCCCTCGAGCAACTCCCCGAAACGGCGCCCCCGCCTCCCACCCCTTCCGCGTCCCTTCCTCCGGCCTTCG AGAAGCAACTTTCACATAAGAGCCATCTTCAATCTTATCTGCAAAAGAATAATAAAGGCCTACCAACATATCAGTCTGTTCCTGATGGTACTCCTAGTCGTCGTTTTAAGGCTACTGTTAAATTTGATGGGGAAACGTTTGAGAGTACAGGATATTTTCACACAGTTAAGGAAGCTGAACAATCTGCTGCAAAAGTTGCATTGATGTCTTTGTGTGTGGCAGGAAATCAACAG GATTATTCTGGTGTTTACAAGATGCTTTTGCAGGAGTTGGCACAGAAAAGAGGGTTGTCCTTGCCGAAGTACACCACAACCAACTATGGTGAAAGCCATATGCCTACTTTTTCCTCTAAAGTAGAGATCAAAGGTGAACTTTTTCAAGGAGATGTAGCGAAAACCAAGAAACAGGCAGAGAATAATGCTGCAAAGGTTGCTTTGTCTCAACTTGAAGAAT GCAGAGCAAACAGATTTTCGTCCAATCTTGTCTCAAAATGGCAAGTGAACATTGAATCTGAACCTCCTACTTCAAGTGTGGAGCCAATAGTTAACATGAACTCTCCGAAGCCAAGTTCTCTCTTGATACCAGCATCACAAATCGATGCGAAAAGGACGGTTGACATTATTGCAG TAGATCATGGGGCGACTGCTTCTATATCAAATGCAACTCCAGTGAGTGATCAGATAACTAATTCAACTGATGAAGTCATGGGCATTGATGGTTCCTACCATCATTTAACTATCTCCACAGATGAGCCTGAGATTACAGCCAAGAAAAAGGACACTGTCGCCGCTGTTCAGGATCCAGAATCTGCAGATGTTACGAAGAACGGAGAAACTCTGCGAGGTGCCGTGTCTGGAGGTGGGAGCTCCGCTCTTTCCTCAAATTATAATTTCCATAAATTCCATCCCACAACCACGAGCGGCAAACTTCCTACAGGCAGTACTTCATCATTGTTGCGTAATAGAGTGCAGGTCTATCCGCGCAAATCTGACTTGGTTTTGCCTGAAGGTGCAGTTCCTTTACCTTGTAGTGATGATAGCTGGGTGGCTGTCAGCTTAGATTTCTGA
- the LOC103990916 gene encoding double-stranded RNA-binding protein 1 isoform X2 codes for MDKSRLQQLCQQRQWPLPEYAISREGREHDPHFRATVTVNGVAFHSPDDSRTIKEAQNKAAQVALEQLPETAPPPPTPSASLPPAFEKQLSHKSHLQSYLQKNNKGLPTYQSVPDGTPSRRFKATVKFDGETFESTGYFHTVKEAEQSAAKVALMSLCVAGNQQDYSGVYKMLLQELAQKRGLSLPKYTTTNYGESHMPTFSSKVEIKGELFQGDVAKTKKQAENNAAKVALSQLEECRANRFSSNLVSKWQVNIESEPPTSSVEPIVNMNSPKPSSLLIPASQIDAKRTVDIIADHGATASISNATPVSDQITNSTDEVMGIDGSYHHLTISTDEPEITAKKKDTVAAVQDPESADVTKNGETLRGAVSGGGSSALSSNYNFHKFHPTTTSGKLPTGSTSSLLRNRVQVYPRKSDLVLPEGAVPLPCSDDSWVAVSLDF; via the exons ATGGACAAGAGCCGGCTGCAGCAGCTCTGCCAGCAGCGGCAATGGCCGTTGCCGGAGTACGCTATCTCCCGGGAGGGCCGCGAGCACGACCCCCACTTCCGTGCCACGGTCACCGTCAACGGCGTCGCATTTCACTCCCCTGACGACTCCCGAACCATCAAGGAAGCCCAGAACAAGGCCGCCCAGGTTGCCCTCGAGCAACTCCCCGAAACGGCGCCCCCGCCTCCCACCCCTTCCGCGTCCCTTCCTCCGGCCTTCG AGAAGCAACTTTCACATAAGAGCCATCTTCAATCTTATCTGCAAAAGAATAATAAAGGCCTACCAACATATCAGTCTGTTCCTGATGGTACTCCTAGTCGTCGTTTTAAGGCTACTGTTAAATTTGATGGGGAAACGTTTGAGAGTACAGGATATTTTCACACAGTTAAGGAAGCTGAACAATCTGCTGCAAAAGTTGCATTGATGTCTTTGTGTGTGGCAGGAAATCAACAG GATTATTCTGGTGTTTACAAGATGCTTTTGCAGGAGTTGGCACAGAAAAGAGGGTTGTCCTTGCCGAAGTACACCACAACCAACTATGGTGAAAGCCATATGCCTACTTTTTCCTCTAAAGTAGAGATCAAAGGTGAACTTTTTCAAGGAGATGTAGCGAAAACCAAGAAACAGGCAGAGAATAATGCTGCAAAGGTTGCTTTGTCTCAACTTGAAGAAT GCAGAGCAAACAGATTTTCGTCCAATCTTGTCTCAAAATGGCAAGTGAACATTGAATCTGAACCTCCTACTTCAAGTGTGGAGCCAATAGTTAACATGAACTCTCCGAAGCCAAGTTCTCTCTTGATACCAGCATCACAAATCGATGCGAAAAGGACGGTTGACATTATTGCAG ATCATGGGGCGACTGCTTCTATATCAAATGCAACTCCAGTGAGTGATCAGATAACTAATTCAACTGATGAAGTCATGGGCATTGATGGTTCCTACCATCATTTAACTATCTCCACAGATGAGCCTGAGATTACAGCCAAGAAAAAGGACACTGTCGCCGCTGTTCAGGATCCAGAATCTGCAGATGTTACGAAGAACGGAGAAACTCTGCGAGGTGCCGTGTCTGGAGGTGGGAGCTCCGCTCTTTCCTCAAATTATAATTTCCATAAATTCCATCCCACAACCACGAGCGGCAAACTTCCTACAGGCAGTACTTCATCATTGTTGCGTAATAGAGTGCAGGTCTATCCGCGCAAATCTGACTTGGTTTTGCCTGAAGGTGCAGTTCCTTTACCTTGTAGTGATGATAGCTGGGTGGCTGTCAGCTTAGATTTCTGA
- the LOC103990914 gene encoding calmodulin calcium-dependent NAD kinase, which produces MHKDGISKLVLLHLFGVTVAGAAAAAVRYHRQRKQRPTTTMDLRLMPRLVLTDSGRVEELERFSHYVARQMGFEDMNECPQLCKLARDYLKTTKGCEDNIFAFFANEPNPESLYVKLVEELDKCILAYFAFHWNHATLLVSQVLSADSPKKKLKNFVMEATRKLRFERVTKDLKVTRVFSTLVEEMKAIGIESRCTDVMVPAALSDRSPVLLLMGGGMGAGKSTVLKDILKEAFWSGAAANAVVVEADAFKETDVIYRAISSRGHHNDMLQTAELVHQSSTDAASSLLVTALNEGRDVIMDGTLSWEPFVQQTIAMARNVHKQRYRMGVGYKVVDDGTITENYWEPAEDDDDEEEEYKSKDRKPYRIELVGVVCDAYLAVVRGIRRAIIMGRAVRVKSQLKSHHMFANAFPRYCQLVDNARLYSTNTMGSAKLIGWKDGSSSLLVDPREISCLENVKELNEEADSIYQLYPRSNTSCGSTSIWNDMVMSPTRTLIQQELKAAVKAIESRGS; this is translated from the exons ATGCACAAGG ATGGGATCTCCAAGCTCGTCCTCCTCCACCTCTTCGGGGTCACGGTCGCaggcgcggcggcggcggcggtgcgaTACCACCGGCAGAGGAAGCAGCGGCCGACGACGACGATGGATCTCAGGCTGATGCCACGGCTGGTGCTGACGGATTCCGGCCGGGTGGAGGAGCTAGAGCGGTTCTCCCACTATGTTG CAAGGCAGATGGGGTTTGAGGACATGAACGAGTGCCCTCAGCTTTGCAAGTTGGCACGTGATTACCTCAAGACAACTAAGGGGTGTGAGGACAACATATTTGCCTTCTTTGCCAATGAGCCAAACCCTGAATCCCTCTATGTGAAGCTTGTAGAAGAGCTGGACAAATGCATACTGGCCTATTTTGCATTCCACTGGAACCATGCAACTCTTCTTGTTAGTCAG GTATTGAGTGCTGACAGCCCCAAAAAGAAGCTCAAGAATTTTGTTATGGAGGCCACAAG GAAACTGAGGTTCGAGAGGGTGACAAAAGACCTGAAGGTGACAAGagtgttctctacactggtggagGAGATGAAGGCAATCGGAATCGAATCCCGCTGCACCGACGTCATGGTTCCGGCGGCCCTCTCCGACCGCAGCCCGGTTCTGCTCCTGATGGGTGGTGGGATGGGAGCTGGCAAGAGCACCGTGCTCAAGGATATACTAAAGGA GGCTTTCTGGTCCGGAGCGGCGGCGAACGCTGTGGTGGTGGAAGCCGACGCGTTTAAAGAGACAGATGTCATTTACCGCGCCATCAGCTCCAGAGGCCATCACAACGACATGTTGCAGACCGCTGAACTG GTCCACCAGTCATCAACAGACGCGGCTTCCTCCCTCCTGGTGACCGCACTGAACGAAGGTCGAGACGTGATCATGGATGGCACCCTCTCGTGGGAGCCATTCGTGCAGCAAACCATCGCCATGGCACGGAACGTCCACAAGCAGCGCTACCGGATGGGAGTCGGATACAAAGTCGTCGACGACGGGACCATCACGGAGAACTACTGGGAACCGGcagaggacgacgacgacgaagaggaAGAATACAAGTCCAAGGACAGGAAGCCTTACAGGATTGAGCTGGTTGGAGTTGTCTGTGATGCCTATCTCGCAGTAGTTAGAGGGATCAG GAGAGCTATAATAATGGGGAGAGCAGTCAGGGTGAAGTCACAGTTGAAGTCCCACCACATGTTCGCCAATGCCTTCCCAAGATACTGTCAGCTCGTCGACAATGCCAGGCTCTACTCCACCAACACCATGGGATCGGCCAAG CTGATAGGGTGGAAAGACGGAAGCAGCAGTCTGCTGGTAGATCCCCGAGAGATCAGCTGCCTGGAGAACGTGAAAGAGTTAAACGAGGAGGCCGATTCCATCTATCAACTCTACCCTCGGTCCAACACCAGTTGTGGGTCTACTTCGATTTGGAATGACATGGTGATGTCGCCGACGAGAACACTGATCCAGCAAGAACTGAAGGCGGCCGTCAAAGCGATCGAGAGTCGTGGATCATGA